The Chanodichthys erythropterus isolate Z2021 chromosome 12, ASM2448905v1, whole genome shotgun sequence genome contains a region encoding:
- the txnl4b gene encoding thioredoxin-like protein 4B has product MSYFLPKLSCKKDIDDAIKTVAEKVLVLRFGRDEDSVCLQLDEILSKTAHDLSNMASVYLVDVDTAPVYTRYFDISFIPSTVFFFNGQHMKVDYGSPDHTKFVGSFKTKQDFMDLIEVIYRGAMRGKLIVRSPIDPRNIPKYDLLYHDI; this is encoded by the exons ATGAGCTATTTCCTTCCTAAACTGTCGTGTAAAAAAGACATCGATGACGCGATTAAAACAGTCGCTGAGAAAGTTTTAGTGCTGCGATTCGGCAGAGATGAAGATTCCGTGTGTTTACAGCTGGACGAGATC ctgtcaAAGACGGCTCATGATCTGAGTAACATGGCGAGTGTTTATCTGGTGGATGTGGACACGGCGCCGGTTTATACCAGATACTTCGACATCAGCTTCATTCCCTCAACAGTGTTCTTCTTCAACGGGCAGCACATGAAGGTCGACTACGG ATCTCCAGATCACACCAAGTTTGTGGGAAGCTTCAAAACCAAACAGGACTTCATGGATCTGATTGAAGTGATTTATCGCGGCGCCATGAGAGGAAAACTGATCGTCCGAAGCCCGATAGACCCGAGAAACATTCCCAAATATGATCTGCTGTACCACGACATCTAG
- the trmt10c gene encoding tRNA methyltransferase 10 homolog C, with protein sequence MVIQACVMFLRSCSLAVRRSCTQTLLTVRPISTTRTARKDAAEKLDLDAWKSVMKSQALDPSPSALDVNRELVEMWHQAGKFVPKNITDEQLEDLAALTTKSAKRKFLKFLAIKEAHKISKKEKRDKKKSERDTDAETEEREEREGLKNTFLMKFWNSSMDRLQNWRAAQAMRFGQPLVYDMSYEQHMTRREMENTVSQLLETEGWNRRAADPFHLHFCGLQPGGAYHRELLKRYGEETWKRLLITATARRPVDVFPREDLVYLTADSHNVLRTFEHGKVYVVGAMVDRSIHSGVSLANAKRLKLATARLPLDEYLDWDSGAKNLTLDQMIRILTTVKDTGSWKQALEFVPKRKHCGFHQRQKTGAFVRTVKTQSVRDEPAAPRGQKNKTDGHKRKERKMWWEEEG encoded by the exons ATG GTGATCCAGGCATGCGTGATGTTTCTGCGCTCGTGTTCGCTGGCCGTGAGACGGAGCTGCACTCAGACGCTCCTCACCGTCAGACCCATCAGCACCACCCGGACAGCCAGGAAAGATGCGGCCGAGAAGCTGGACCTGGACGCGTGGAAGTCCGTGATGAAATCTCAGGCGCTGGATCCGAGTCCGTCAGCGCTGGACGTCAACCGCGAGCTGGTGGAGATGTGGCATCAGGCCGGGAAGTTTGTTCCGAAGAACATCACGGACGAGCAGCTGGAGGATCTCGCCGCGCTGACCACCAAATCCGCCAAGAGGAAGTTCCTGAAGTTTCTCGCTATTAAAGAAGCGCACAAGATCTCCAAGAAGGAGAAGCGGGATAAGAAGAAGTCGGAGAGGGACACGGACGCAGAAACAGAGGAGCGAGAGGAGCGAGAAGGACTCAAGAACACCTTCCTGATGAAGTTCTGGAACAGCTCCATGGATCGGCTGCAGAACTGGCGGGCGGCGCAGGCCATGCGCTTCGGCCAGCCACTGGTGTACGACATGAGCTACGAGCAGCACATGACGCGGCGGGAGATGGAGAACACCGTGTCGCAGCTGCTGGAGACGGAAGGCTGGAACCGCCGCGCCGCAGACCCGTTTCACCTGCACTTCTGCGGCCTGCAGCCGGGGGGCGCCTATCACCGCGAGCTCCTCAAACGCTACGGAGAGGAAACCTGGAAACGGCTGCTCATCACGGCCACCGCGCGCCGCCCCGTGGACGTGTTTCCCCGCGAGGATCTGGTCTACCTCACGGCCGACTCGCACAACGTCCTGCGCACCTTCGAGCACGGGAAGGTGTACGTCGTGGGCGCGATGGTGGACCGCTCCATTCACTCGGGCGTTTCGCTGGCCAACGCCAAACGCCTCAAGCTGGCCACGGCGCGCCTCCCGCTGGACGAGTATCTGGACTGGGACTCGGGCGCCAAGAATCTGACCCTGGATCAGATGATCCGCATCCTGACCACGGTTAAAGACACGGGCAGCTGGAAGCAGGCGCTGGAGTTCGTGCCGAAGAGGAAACACTGCGGCTTTCATCAGCGCCAGAAGACCGGAGCGTTTGTGAGAACTGTAAAGACTCAATCCGTCCGTGATGAACCTGCTGCTCCTCGAGGGCAGAAGAATAAAACTGACGGACACAAAAGAAAGGAAAGAAAGATGTGGTGGGAGGAAGAAGGTTAA